The following proteins come from a genomic window of Yinghuangia sp. ASG 101:
- the pip gene encoding prolyl aminopeptidase — protein sequence MRELYAPIEPYDSGLLDVGDGNLVYWEACGNPDGKPAVVVHGGPGSGCSPGSRRCFDPARYRIVVFDQRGCGRSTPHASDPATDMRHNTTAHLLADMERLREHLGIDRWVMYGGSWGSTLILAYAEQHPERVSAVVLAGVTTTRRVEIDWLYRGVGRFFPAQWARFRDAVPEAGRDGDLVAAYARRMEDPDHAVRAHAAAEWCAWEDAVLSLEPSGRPTPYTDRVGAARLAFVRICTHYFSRAAWLEDGELLGNAHRLAGIPAVLVHGRLDLSSPLDTAWELARAWPDARLEIVDDAGHKGGTGTRTHVVEALDRFARTR from the coding sequence TTGCGCGAGTTGTACGCGCCGATCGAGCCGTACGACAGCGGGCTGCTCGACGTCGGTGACGGGAACCTCGTGTACTGGGAGGCCTGCGGCAACCCGGACGGGAAGCCCGCGGTCGTGGTGCACGGTGGTCCGGGGTCGGGCTGCTCGCCCGGGTCCCGCCGGTGCTTCGATCCGGCGCGCTATCGGATCGTCGTGTTCGACCAGCGCGGCTGCGGGAGGAGCACGCCGCATGCGAGCGACCCGGCGACCGACATGCGGCACAACACGACCGCGCATCTGCTCGCCGATATGGAACGGCTGCGCGAGCATCTGGGGATCGACCGCTGGGTGATGTACGGCGGTTCCTGGGGCTCGACACTGATCCTCGCGTACGCCGAACAGCACCCCGAGCGCGTGTCGGCCGTCGTCCTCGCCGGCGTCACGACGACCCGCCGCGTCGAGATCGACTGGCTCTACCGCGGCGTCGGCCGGTTCTTCCCCGCGCAGTGGGCGCGCTTCCGCGACGCGGTTCCGGAAGCGGGCCGGGACGGCGACCTCGTCGCGGCGTACGCCCGGCGCATGGAAGACCCCGACCACGCCGTCCGCGCCCACGCGGCAGCCGAATGGTGCGCCTGGGAGGACGCGGTCCTCTCCCTCGAACCCAGCGGCAGGCCCACCCCCTACACCGACCGCGTCGGCGCCGCCCGACTCGCCTTCGTGCGGATCTGCACCCACTACTTCTCCCGCGCCGCGTGGCTGGAGGACGGCGAACTCCTCGGCAACGCCCACCGCTTGGCCGGAATCCCCGCTGTGCTGGTGCACGGCCGCCTCGACCTCTCCAGCCCCCTCGACACCGCGTGGGAACTCGCCCGGGCATGGCCGGACGCCCGCCTCGAAATCGTCGACGACGCCGGACACAAGGGCGGAACCGGCACCCGCACACACGTCGTCGAAGCCCTCGACCGATTCGCCCGAACTCGATGA
- a CDS encoding DUF4232 domain-containing protein, producing MRSHRATRSARIVLAVTATVALAAGLTACGSDDDTAAADGSSAQGLSSTTGGSGVPAANAQEDSATTMSGSTNSTGETTGSSDNSGGSSQGSSASDQPESGVGQSCGTNDLDFLVTPTDSGGYLLVTATAQPGITCSVDGGAPLVLFSSAEKTKPYPSELMGTPAPDSIKISGSTHAYAVIIPNTTRADSAPEFEQADITVSEDDSHTAHVTLPGTYSVDEAAVTSWYATPEAATPDAN from the coding sequence ATGCGTTCGCACCGCGCCACCCGCTCCGCCCGCATCGTCCTCGCCGTCACCGCCACGGTGGCCCTCGCCGCCGGCCTCACCGCCTGTGGCTCCGACGACGACACCGCCGCGGCGGACGGAAGCTCCGCGCAGGGCTTGTCCTCGACCACCGGCGGCTCCGGCGTCCCCGCCGCAAACGCCCAGGAGGACTCGGCCACGACCATGAGCGGCTCCACGAACTCCACCGGCGAGACGACGGGCAGCTCCGACAACTCGGGTGGCTCGTCCCAGGGATCCAGCGCGTCCGACCAGCCCGAGTCGGGCGTCGGCCAGTCCTGCGGCACCAATGACCTGGACTTCCTGGTCACCCCCACCGACAGCGGCGGCTACCTCCTCGTCACCGCCACCGCGCAGCCGGGCATCACCTGCTCCGTGGACGGCGGCGCTCCCCTGGTCCTGTTCAGCTCCGCCGAGAAGACCAAGCCCTACCCGTCCGAGCTGATGGGGACCCCCGCCCCCGACTCGATCAAGATCTCCGGCTCCACCCACGCGTACGCCGTCATCATCCCGAACACCACCCGGGCCGACTCCGCGCCGGAGTTCGAGCAGGCGGACATCACCGTCAGCGAGGATGACTCCCACACCGCCCACGTCACCCTCCCCGGCACCTACAGCGTGGACGAGGCCGCGGTCACCAGCTGGTACGCGACCCCGGAAGCGGCCACCCCCGATGCCAACTGA
- a CDS encoding DUF7507 domain-containing protein encodes MPLLHATVATSATRAAAPPLLRETFTGATADAGFTAVGPACLTGAAPGAAPGPGAHALTGCAEPAVGPVPPNNGAPFGYLRLTDASTDQSAAVLYDRPLPANEGLEVTFDQWQYGSTTPQTPADGISFFLVDGAASLTAPGAFGGSLGYAQKLPDDNPANPFLPGVDHGYLGVGLDVLGNYFGDWEHRGNGCPVRSPAGTEFRVPAPGANMVTVRGPGDGTTGYCFLTATTDNFTTTGPWNSTLPGQLQGPTTALPPDATPEQAQAALEESRRTVTVRVTPAPNPVVTVDVDFNDGRGAQRVLTTDAPQPLPSTYKFGFGGSTGLFTDVHLIRNVSVQPLRPLPQLNLVKQVSQSPPPPSPIVVGTPIDYEFVVSNTGSVPIGELVVSDPTVGPVHCPTRDLAPGETITCTATYVVTAEDVARGYLANEAVAQGQADGTPVTSPPADTTVPMGGLALVKTVDDTRTYAVGDTVSYQYVVTNTTDRRVDGLVVTDDRIAGITCESTSLAPHGTPGDSTVCGGTYTVTEADVQAGTVRNQATATAGDLSSPPAHAAVTTEGPCPTVTATETATATVTATATKTTTATATVTATETATATATVTATETTTVTATPSKHPTGKPEPSHTTGHTGTHKPGTTTGSGHGDHKPSETEDTTAPPPWAAGPAADAADDSRADGPTPNTGVLAQTGSTAAILCGTALALLILGSTLYLRARKRRD; translated from the coding sequence GTGCCTTTGTTGCACGCGACAGTGGCGACGTCGGCCACGCGGGCGGCGGCGCCGCCGTTGTTGCGGGAGACCTTCACCGGAGCCACCGCGGACGCGGGGTTCACCGCCGTGGGGCCCGCGTGCCTCACCGGGGCGGCGCCGGGGGCCGCGCCCGGGCCGGGCGCGCACGCGCTGACGGGCTGCGCCGAGCCCGCGGTGGGGCCGGTCCCGCCGAACAACGGCGCTCCGTTCGGCTACCTCCGTCTGACCGACGCCTCCACCGACCAGAGCGCGGCGGTGCTCTACGACCGACCGCTGCCGGCGAACGAGGGCCTGGAGGTGACGTTCGACCAGTGGCAGTACGGAAGCACCACGCCGCAAACTCCCGCGGACGGCATCTCGTTCTTCCTCGTCGACGGTGCCGCTTCGCTCACCGCCCCGGGCGCTTTCGGCGGCAGCCTGGGCTACGCGCAGAAACTCCCCGACGACAACCCCGCGAACCCGTTTCTCCCCGGGGTCGACCACGGCTATCTCGGCGTCGGACTCGACGTTCTCGGCAACTACTTCGGCGACTGGGAGCACCGGGGGAACGGATGCCCCGTACGGTCGCCGGCGGGCACGGAGTTCCGCGTCCCCGCGCCCGGGGCGAACATGGTCACGGTGCGCGGCCCGGGCGACGGCACCACCGGCTACTGCTTCCTGACCGCCACGACGGACAATTTCACGACGACCGGCCCGTGGAACTCCACGCTCCCGGGGCAGTTGCAGGGCCCGACCACCGCACTGCCACCCGACGCCACCCCGGAGCAGGCGCAGGCCGCACTGGAGGAGTCCCGCCGGACCGTCACCGTACGGGTGACGCCGGCGCCGAACCCCGTGGTCACCGTGGACGTTGACTTCAACGACGGTCGCGGGGCCCAGCGCGTGCTGACCACCGACGCGCCGCAACCGCTGCCGTCCACCTACAAGTTCGGGTTCGGCGGCTCGACGGGGCTGTTCACCGACGTCCACCTGATCCGCAACGTCTCGGTGCAGCCGCTGCGACCGCTGCCGCAGCTCAACCTCGTGAAACAGGTGAGCCAGTCGCCGCCACCGCCGTCCCCGATCGTGGTCGGCACGCCGATCGACTACGAGTTCGTCGTCAGCAACACCGGGTCGGTGCCGATCGGCGAACTGGTCGTATCCGATCCCACCGTCGGCCCGGTGCACTGCCCCACCCGCGACCTCGCTCCGGGGGAGACGATCACGTGCACCGCCACCTACGTCGTCACGGCCGAGGACGTCGCCCGCGGCTACCTGGCCAATGAAGCCGTCGCGCAGGGCCAGGCCGACGGCACGCCGGTCACCTCGCCGCCCGCCGACACGACCGTCCCAATGGGCGGGCTGGCCCTGGTCAAGACCGTGGATGACACGCGCACGTACGCGGTGGGCGACACGGTCTCGTACCAGTACGTCGTCACCAACACGACCGACCGGAGGGTGGACGGGCTGGTCGTCACCGACGACCGGATCGCGGGGATCACCTGCGAATCCACCAGCCTTGCCCCGCACGGGACTCCGGGCGACAGCACGGTGTGCGGCGGCACCTACACCGTCACCGAGGCGGACGTGCAGGCGGGTACGGTCCGCAATCAGGCCACGGCCACCGCGGGCGACCTGAGTTCGCCGCCGGCGCACGCCGCCGTCACGACCGAGGGCCCGTGTCCCACGGTCACCGCCACCGAAACAGCCACGGCGACCGTGACCGCGACGGCGACGAAAACCACCACCGCGACGGCCACGGTCACCGCCACCGAGACGGCCACGGCCACGGCCACGGTCACCGCGACCGAAACCACGACCGTGACCGCCACACCGAGCAAGCACCCCACCGGGAAACCCGAACCCAGTCATACGACCGGGCATACCGGAACCCACAAGCCGGGAACCACCACGGGCTCCGGACACGGCGACCACAAGCCGTCCGAGACCGAGGACACCACGGCACCCCCGCCCTGGGCCGCCGGCCCGGCGGCCGACGCCGCCGATGACAGCCGTGCCGACGGGCCGACACCCAACACCGGTGTGCTCGCCCAGACCGGCTCGACGGCCGCCATCTTGTGCGGCACCGCACTCGCCCTGCTGATCCTCGGAAGCACCCTCTACCTCCGCGCCCGCAAACGCCGGGACTGA
- a CDS encoding class I SAM-dependent methyltransferase, with protein MTSEPGLRLSGDTAERYASHVAVIMAPFVAALLDAARPRPGDAVLDVACGTGFTALAAADLVGADGSVIGVDVDPGALDDAAARTPDTAPVFWHRASADALPFDDAAFDAVLCAQGVQFFPDRDAAFTEFARVLRPGGRVAATTWSSIDGSPYFLAQQLAIDEVAGPDAAASYGTAFACTAKHLAAAMRATGFDEVRTRELRVTIALPRLVDFAPAHLSALPWAAVAEAHPDGIRRVTDTLCELLRPFTASDGTAVLPFTSTVASAVR; from the coding sequence ATGACCAGCGAACCGGGCCTCCGGCTCTCCGGCGACACCGCGGAGCGCTACGCGAGCCATGTCGCCGTGATCATGGCTCCCTTCGTCGCCGCCCTGCTGGACGCCGCTCGGCCGCGCCCCGGGGACGCGGTGCTCGACGTCGCGTGCGGCACGGGATTCACCGCCCTGGCGGCGGCCGACCTGGTCGGCGCGGACGGCAGTGTCATCGGTGTCGACGTGGACCCGGGCGCGCTCGACGACGCCGCGGCCCGTACGCCCGACACCGCACCCGTCTTCTGGCACCGGGCGTCGGCCGACGCCCTCCCCTTCGACGACGCCGCGTTCGACGCCGTCCTGTGCGCGCAAGGCGTCCAGTTCTTCCCGGACCGGGACGCGGCCTTCACCGAATTCGCCCGCGTGCTGCGCCCCGGGGGCCGTGTGGCGGCGACGACGTGGTCGTCGATCGACGGCTCCCCGTACTTTCTCGCACAACAACTCGCCATCGACGAGGTCGCCGGACCCGATGCGGCGGCGTCGTACGGAACCGCCTTCGCCTGTACGGCGAAACACCTCGCCGCGGCGATGCGCGCGACCGGCTTCGACGAGGTCCGCACGCGCGAACTGCGGGTCACGATCGCGCTGCCCCGCCTCGTCGACTTCGCCCCCGCGCACCTGTCCGCGCTGCCCTGGGCCGCCGTCGCCGAAGCGCACCCGGACGGCATCCGCCGGGTCACCGACACCTTGTGCGAACTGCTGCGCCCGTTCACCGCCTCCGACGGTACGGCCGTGCTCCCGTTCACCAGCACGGTGGCCTCCGCGGTCCGCTGA